In a genomic window of Streptomyces sp. NBC_01231:
- a CDS encoding helix-turn-helix domain-containing protein, giving the protein MLESVGLAMRDQNVYRTLLLHPGWSIGDIQQHLGLPEEEVRAALDRLASLSLLRPCADADRFVTTNPEIELKPVFERMEAELDEQRAKLSRDRAMVAALAAEYTALRLQAGAQGLERLEGLDGVRIRLQELARCATSEVRAFMPGGALSPGALEAARPLDENTLSRGVRMQTVHLDSVRNDHPTVEYATWFTAQGGQTRTVPSLPMRLILCDRSIAVIPVNREASQEGAFVIHLSSVVTALNDLFDLVWDRATPLGDAPVVDCEGPSDRDLTILRMLEDGFTDEGMARKLGVSIRTVRRLMADLLKRLNAQSRFKAGVEAVRLGWL; this is encoded by the coding sequence ATGCTGGAAAGCGTCGGGCTGGCCATGAGGGATCAGAACGTCTACCGCACACTTCTGCTCCATCCGGGCTGGAGCATAGGCGACATACAGCAGCATCTCGGCCTGCCGGAGGAAGAGGTCCGCGCGGCACTCGACCGGCTCGCCTCGCTGTCCCTGCTGCGCCCCTGCGCGGACGCCGATCGCTTCGTCACCACCAACCCCGAGATCGAACTCAAGCCCGTCTTCGAGCGTATGGAGGCCGAGCTCGACGAGCAGCGGGCCAAGCTCTCCCGTGACCGGGCGATGGTGGCGGCGCTGGCCGCCGAGTACACCGCGCTGCGTCTCCAGGCGGGAGCGCAGGGCCTGGAACGCCTCGAGGGCCTGGACGGCGTCCGCATCCGTCTCCAGGAACTCGCCCGGTGCGCCACCTCCGAGGTCCGGGCCTTCATGCCCGGCGGCGCACTGAGCCCGGGAGCGCTGGAGGCGGCTCGCCCCCTGGACGAGAACACCCTGTCACGTGGCGTGCGCATGCAGACGGTGCACCTGGACAGCGTGCGCAACGACCATCCCACGGTGGAATACGCCACATGGTTCACAGCGCAGGGAGGCCAGACGCGTACGGTCCCGTCGCTGCCCATGCGCCTGATCCTGTGCGACCGCTCCATCGCCGTCATTCCGGTGAACCGGGAAGCCAGCCAGGAGGGCGCGTTCGTCATCCACCTCTCCAGCGTGGTCACGGCCCTCAACGACCTGTTCGACCTCGTCTGGGATCGCGCCACCCCGCTCGGCGACGCCCCGGTTGTCGACTGCGAGGGGCCCAGCGACCGCGATCTGACGATCCTGAGGATGCTGGAGGACGGCTTCACCGACGAGGGCATGGCACGCAAGCTGGGCGTCTCCATCCGCACGGTCCGCCGGCTGATGGCGGACCTGCTCAAGAGGCTCAACGCCCAGAGCCGCTTCAAGGCCGGCGTCGAAGCCGTTCGCCTGGGCTGGCTCTGA
- a CDS encoding SDR family oxidoreductase, producing the protein MDAVYHAGASVNLTQSYLQLKNANVRGTAEVLRLAASSRSVPLHHISTVGVYAGDLAGRTHIRPEDPLPPAATLWNGYAQSKWAAEMLLDEARKRGLPVSIYRPTRIAGDTALGLCQPSDYLWLLLKGCVEAELAPADPETDFDLVPVDVVSKGVVELSLMPEAASGTFHLAGGRNLKLATALDWLCGIGYRIMETSLTAWRDTLAQDETNAAFPLLSLISPEETRGMRDAAPSFDAESAWDVLSKRGISLPEMNREYFAAQVHAFVKEGFLPPPH; encoded by the coding sequence ATGGACGCGGTCTACCACGCCGGAGCGAGCGTCAACCTCACCCAGTCTTATCTGCAGTTGAAGAACGCGAACGTGCGCGGCACGGCCGAGGTGCTGCGCCTCGCCGCCTCCTCCCGGTCGGTGCCCCTGCACCACATTTCCACCGTGGGCGTGTACGCGGGCGACCTGGCCGGCCGCACGCACATCCGTCCGGAAGACCCCCTCCCGCCCGCGGCCACTCTGTGGAACGGGTACGCGCAGAGCAAATGGGCTGCCGAGATGTTGCTGGATGAGGCGAGAAAACGCGGGCTCCCGGTCTCGATCTACCGTCCGACCCGCATCGCCGGTGACACGGCCCTCGGGCTGTGCCAGCCGTCCGACTATCTCTGGCTCCTGCTGAAAGGGTGCGTCGAGGCGGAACTTGCGCCGGCCGACCCGGAGACCGACTTCGATCTCGTCCCGGTCGACGTCGTCAGCAAGGGTGTGGTCGAACTGTCACTCATGCCGGAAGCGGCCTCCGGCACCTTCCATCTGGCCGGCGGCCGGAATCTCAAGCTGGCGACAGCGCTGGACTGGCTGTGCGGCATCGGGTACCGGATCATGGAAACCTCGTTGACCGCCTGGCGGGACACGCTGGCACAGGACGAAACCAACGCGGCCTTCCCGCTGCTCTCCCTCATCTCACCGGAGGAAACGCGCGGGATGAGGGATGCCGCCCCCTCATTCGACGCGGAAAGCGCCTGGGACGTGCTGTCAAAGCGCGGCATCAGCCTTCCGGAGATGAACAGGGAGTATTTCGCCGCGCAGGTTCACGCGTTTGTGAAAGAAGGGTTTCTCCCGCCCCCGCATTGA
- a CDS encoding amino acid adenylation domain-containing protein → MTTSLPGHAHPEPSAVTYPMSYEQESIWLTDAFGNGTGQYVESWVHRIRGDFSAAAAQQALTGIVRRHESLRSRLHIDGDRAHQEVLPPMPVPLTRRRVSPADLQAAIREVVSRPLPLDRPPLLRACLLEVGEQDAVLAVAVHHAVVDGWALHLLDEEFSDLYRAALTKCAPERPQPPLQFGPWALRQRTSAGPREVVDAYWKPTLTDAPSESTFPLDHPRPEIQSHRGGLVEFSLDADFTRRLRGLGRQFKATPFVVYAAAVTALLAGHGQQDVVLGTPVSRRDGPELEPMIACLTDVMPLRQNVEPTRSFGELVLRTKETVRSATAHKNVPYTMLVQQTGAPRSRSRLPLFQVVLTVDDAPAPGLSLPGAQAKRLHPHNGTAKFDIFFHLIPVRDGWRGRLEYAEDLFSPATARQLAERLRLLLLDAADDPARAVGDLTVTTAADRSLLDTWADGPSPTGTPSPAHLAVARSARSAPDLPAVLHGREHLTYAQLDAESDALAAHLLTVAHPGDRVGILLERTVRLPVAVLAVLKAGCCCVPLDAACPAERIAFMLRDSRLGAVLTSRRLQHHITRLPDVAPLVLDEHRPTAPHPRPSLPGVRPEDPAYVLYTSGSTGRPKGVVMPHRSLANLVHWQSRRSAPGATTAQFAPLSFDVAFQELFSTWAARGTLVLVDNEVRRDPARLLALIRTAAVERLFLPYVALQQIAEYAAVDDWHGPSLREVISAGEQLFITPAIRDFFTHRTSASLENQYGPTETHVVTAERLSGDPSAWPDRPGIGRPVPGARIRVLDDRLRLLPPGAVGEICIGGESVATGYLARPDATRQRFVQDPHGPGTGRLYRSGDLGRFRPDGTIEFAGRRDGQVKIRGHRVE, encoded by the coding sequence ATGACCACCAGCCTCCCCGGGCACGCACACCCCGAGCCCTCCGCAGTCACCTATCCGATGTCGTACGAGCAGGAGTCGATCTGGCTCACCGATGCGTTCGGCAACGGCACCGGGCAGTACGTGGAATCGTGGGTCCACCGCATCCGGGGCGACTTCAGCGCGGCTGCCGCGCAGCAGGCCCTGACCGGCATCGTGCGCCGGCACGAATCCCTGCGCAGCCGACTCCACATCGACGGGGACCGGGCCCACCAGGAAGTCCTGCCACCCATGCCGGTGCCCCTCACCCGACGTCGGGTGTCCCCCGCGGACCTGCAGGCAGCGATACGTGAGGTGGTGTCCCGGCCCCTCCCACTGGACCGGCCTCCGCTGCTGCGCGCCTGCCTGCTGGAGGTCGGAGAACAGGACGCCGTGCTGGCGGTGGCCGTCCACCACGCGGTCGTCGACGGGTGGGCACTGCACCTGCTCGACGAGGAGTTCAGCGACCTCTACCGCGCGGCACTGACCAAGTGTGCCCCCGAACGCCCCCAGCCACCGCTCCAGTTCGGCCCCTGGGCACTGCGGCAGCGAACGTCCGCAGGCCCGCGGGAAGTTGTCGACGCCTACTGGAAGCCCACCCTGACCGACGCACCGTCGGAGTCGACCTTCCCCCTGGATCACCCCCGCCCCGAAATCCAGAGCCACCGCGGCGGTCTGGTCGAGTTCAGTCTCGACGCGGATTTCACGCGCCGGCTGCGAGGCCTGGGCCGGCAGTTCAAGGCCACACCGTTCGTCGTGTACGCCGCCGCTGTCACCGCCCTGCTCGCCGGTCACGGTCAGCAGGACGTCGTCCTGGGCACCCCGGTGTCGCGGCGTGACGGCCCCGAGCTGGAACCGATGATCGCCTGTCTGACGGACGTCATGCCGCTGCGGCAGAACGTCGAGCCGACGCGGTCGTTCGGTGAACTCGTGCTCCGCACGAAGGAGACGGTCCGCTCCGCCACCGCGCACAAGAACGTGCCCTACACCATGCTGGTCCAGCAGACGGGAGCGCCGCGCAGCCGTTCTCGTCTTCCCCTCTTCCAAGTGGTCCTGACCGTGGACGACGCACCCGCTCCGGGACTGTCCCTGCCCGGCGCACAGGCCAAGCGGCTCCACCCGCACAACGGGACGGCGAAGTTCGACATCTTCTTCCATCTGATCCCGGTACGCGACGGCTGGCGCGGGCGGCTGGAATACGCCGAGGACCTCTTCTCCCCCGCGACCGCCCGTCAACTGGCCGAACGCCTGCGGCTCCTGCTGCTCGACGCGGCGGACGACCCGGCTCGCGCGGTGGGAGACCTCACGGTGACCACCGCCGCCGACCGGTCGCTGCTCGACACATGGGCGGACGGGCCGTCCCCCACGGGGACCCCGTCACCGGCCCACCTGGCCGTGGCCCGGTCCGCCCGGTCGGCACCCGATCTGCCGGCGGTCCTCCACGGCCGCGAACACCTCACCTACGCACAACTGGACGCCGAATCCGACGCGCTGGCCGCGCACCTGCTGACCGTGGCCCACCCCGGTGACCGCGTCGGCATTCTGCTGGAGCGGACGGTCCGACTGCCGGTCGCGGTCCTGGCCGTGCTGAAGGCCGGCTGCTGCTGCGTGCCCCTCGACGCGGCCTGTCCCGCCGAGCGGATCGCGTTCATGCTCCGCGACAGCCGCCTCGGCGCCGTGCTGACCAGCCGTCGGCTCCAGCACCACATCACCCGACTGCCGGACGTGGCCCCACTGGTGCTGGACGAACACCGGCCGACGGCACCCCACCCCCGACCGAGCCTGCCGGGCGTTCGCCCGGAAGACCCGGCCTACGTGCTGTACACCTCGGGCTCGACGGGCCGGCCCAAGGGCGTCGTGATGCCCCACCGGTCGCTGGCCAACCTCGTCCACTGGCAGTCCCGCCGGTCCGCTCCGGGAGCCACGACCGCCCAGTTCGCGCCGCTCAGCTTCGACGTCGCCTTCCAGGAACTGTTCAGCACCTGGGCGGCACGCGGCACCCTCGTGCTCGTCGACAACGAGGTGCGACGCGACCCGGCCCGACTGCTCGCGCTGATCCGGACAGCGGCGGTCGAACGCCTCTTCCTTCCCTACGTGGCCCTCCAGCAGATCGCCGAGTACGCCGCCGTCGACGACTGGCACGGCCCGTCCCTGCGCGAAGTCATCAGCGCCGGCGAGCAGTTGTTCATCACCCCGGCGATCAGGGACTTCTTCACACACCGCACCAGTGCCTCGCTGGAGAACCAGTACGGTCCCACCGAGACCCACGTGGTCACCGCCGAACGCCTCTCCGGCGACCCCTCCGCATGGCCGGACCGCCCGGGCATCGGCCGCCCGGTGCCCGGAGCTCGAATCCGTGTCCTCGACGACCGGCTCCGGCTCCTTCCTCCCGGAGCGGTGGGCGAGATCTGCATAGGGGGAGAAAGCGTCGCGACCGGATACCTGGCACGTCCCGACGCCACTCGCCAACGATTCGTCCAGGACCCCCACGGTCCCGGCACCGGCCGTCTGTACCGCAGCGGCGACCTGGGGAGGTTCCGGCCCGACGGCACGATCGAATTCGCCGGACGGCGAGACGGCCAGGTGAAGATCCGCGGGCACCGAGTGGAATGA
- a CDS encoding AMP-binding protein, with translation MNEVALIQEAVSHHARLTPAAIALVDGNERVSYADLDAASDVLALRLRDQGAGPGHLIPVVLPRSAQLVAVLLGILKCGAAYAAFDVRWPRARVHALLDLLDPPVVVTRDPLPGASSPTWAPPAGPPRRPAGTCSDALPRIDVAPDDPATVFFTSGTSGRPKAVVSPHRATTRLTPTTALWSGPGRVMTQAAPASWDAFSLEVWGTLTAGGTCVVVPSARLLPSTLRAWYARPASAPSS, from the coding sequence ATGAATGAAGTAGCCCTGATTCAGGAGGCCGTGAGCCACCACGCGCGGCTCACCCCCGCCGCCATCGCCCTGGTCGACGGGAACGAACGCGTCAGCTACGCGGACCTCGACGCCGCGTCCGACGTCCTCGCTCTGAGGTTGCGTGACCAGGGCGCAGGCCCGGGACACCTGATCCCGGTCGTCCTGCCCCGGTCGGCACAGCTCGTCGCCGTGCTGCTCGGGATTCTCAAGTGCGGGGCCGCCTACGCCGCGTTCGACGTCCGTTGGCCGCGGGCCCGGGTGCACGCTCTGCTGGACCTCCTCGATCCGCCCGTGGTCGTCACCCGCGACCCGCTGCCGGGTGCCTCGTCGCCCACCTGGGCGCCTCCGGCCGGTCCGCCTCGACGGCCGGCGGGCACCTGTTCGGACGCCCTGCCGCGTATCGACGTCGCTCCGGACGATCCGGCCACGGTCTTCTTCACGTCGGGTACGTCCGGCCGGCCCAAGGCCGTGGTCTCCCCGCACCGGGCGACCACACGGCTGACCCCGACGACGGCCCTCTGGTCGGGGCCCGGCCGCGTCATGACACAGGCTGCGCCGGCCTCCTGGGACGCCTTCTCGCTGGAGGTGTGGGGGACGCTCACCGCGGGGGGAACCTGCGTCGTGGTCCCGTCCGCCCGCCTTCTCCCGTCCACGCTCCGCGCCTGGTACGCGAGGCCGGCGTCAGCACCGTCTTCCTGA
- a CDS encoding acyl carrier protein, with translation MRRASSIRRADLTGSTWGRLVRQVHDTEKAIKPWVVSVVEEALRAGPVTPTDSFHDFGGSSLTAMRICIRIHKETGVEITPEALLDSDTIGQFADEVAARINS, from the coding sequence GTGCGCCGGGCCTCCTCGATCCGCCGGGCGGACCTGACCGGCTCCACCTGGGGCCGACTGGTGCGCCAGGTGCACGACACCGAGAAGGCCATCAAGCCCTGGGTCGTGAGTGTCGTGGAGGAGGCGCTGCGGGCCGGTCCCGTCACGCCCACGGACAGTTTCCACGACTTCGGCGGCTCGTCGCTGACAGCCATGCGGATCTGCATCCGCATTCACAAGGAGACGGGTGTGGAGATCACCCCCGAGGCACTGCTCGACAGCGACACGATCGGCCAGTTCGCCGACGAGGTGGCCGCCCGGATAAACAGTTGA
- a CDS encoding condensation domain-containing protein, which translates to MCDGWSMSIVIDELMKLYAAGVRGGEAELEPLRVQYADYTAWEAEPKREDELAPQLGYWRRTLRGARRSRSTNSRKAAARSTRSRPRSPARRKSREG; encoded by the coding sequence GTGTGCGACGGCTGGTCGATGAGCATCGTGATCGACGAGCTGATGAAGCTCTACGCGGCCGGTGTCCGGGGCGGCGAGGCCGAGCTCGAGCCGCTGCGGGTGCAGTACGCCGACTACACGGCCTGGGAGGCCGAGCCGAAGCGCGAGGACGAACTCGCTCCGCAGCTCGGCTACTGGCGGCGGACGCTGCGGGGGGCGCGGCGTTCGCGGTCGACGAACTCCCGGAAGGCGGCGGCCCGGTCGACGCGGAGTCGGCCTCGGTCGCCTGCGCGGCGGAAATCACGGGAAGGGTGA
- a CDS encoding amino acid adenylation domain-containing protein, translating into MTRSRADAAPGPARRRRASPCCGRTGRSPSCRAQATRPHRRYPLAGIQWDLEAGELFDHVVDFAPYEPDTVLRAEPTSHALSTTFLHTRQGGLRLRLDHATDRLCREQAEDIRDGYLTVLDALPDTDARHEHLCPLTGPAYRRMLKEWNGPDRPYPVDRCVHELFEEQVRRVPDALAVTDGTTELSYAELNRRANRLARRLVRQGVGPETVVAVLAGRTAELVVLLLAVLKAGGAYLPLEPQYPAERLRYLLEDSGARLVLAEERFAGRLPEGPWTVWHTARATEEAAGLPDGDLGRTSFPDNLMYVIYTSGSTGLPKGVLVPHFGVVNYLGWCKEGYAARGSGGAPVFSSIAFDMIVPNLYTPLLTGQRLCMLDDSLDSVALADRLDELAPFTFIKMTPGHLDLLDQLLPPERARRLATTLAVGADAFPTRILDSWRRKDRESVVLNEYGPTEASVGNTVHVVDGPVTAEQVPIGRAIPNTTMYVLDHALNPVPLGVTGELYIGGDCVVRGYANRPRLTADRFVPDPFGAAPGARMYRTGDLGRWRPGGALEFLGRDDDQLKVNGYRVELGEIEAALVAHPAVKQSVATVIGQDQKVRRLVGYYMSDEDLPEQDVLAHLAERLPAYMVPGIVTRIATLPLNANGKVDRKALPVPRALAGDAYDDRAMPRGERERTIAAAWQDLLFLDRIWRTDDFVTLGGNSLLALQVVFRLRRQGIEVSLADVMRPVTLADLAAGAVLAHPATHDSRNGPDGPNGLVSSDGFESEGKR; encoded by the coding sequence GTGACGCGCAGCCGCGCCGACGCAGCTCCCGGGCCAGCTCGAAGGCGACGAGCGAGCCCATGCTGTGGCCGAACAGGGCGTAGCCCGTCGTGCCGGGCCCAGGCCACCCGGCCGCACCGCCGCTACCCGCTGGCCGGCATCCAGTGGGACCTGGAGGCCGGTGAACTCTTCGACCACGTCGTCGACTTCGCCCCGTACGAGCCGGACACCGTGCTGCGGGCCGAGCCGACCAGCCACGCCCTGTCGACCACCTTCCTGCACACCCGGCAGGGGGGCCTGCGGCTCCGCCTCGACCACGCCACCGACCGGCTCTGCCGTGAGCAGGCCGAGGACATCCGCGACGGCTACCTCACGGTCCTCGACGCGCTGCCCGACACCGACGCCCGCCACGAGCACCTCTGCCCGCTGACCGGGCCCGCGTACCGGCGGATGCTGAAGGAGTGGAACGGACCGGACCGCCCCTACCCGGTGGACCGCTGCGTGCACGAGCTGTTCGAGGAGCAGGTGCGCCGGGTCCCGGACGCCCTCGCGGTGACCGACGGCACGACCGAGCTGAGCTACGCGGAGCTGAACCGGCGGGCCAACCGTCTCGCCCGGCGGCTCGTGCGGCAGGGCGTCGGCCCGGAGACCGTGGTCGCCGTGCTGGCCGGACGCACCGCCGAACTCGTCGTGCTCCTGCTGGCCGTCCTCAAGGCCGGCGGCGCCTACCTGCCGCTGGAGCCGCAGTACCCGGCCGAGCGCCTGCGGTACCTCCTCGAGGACTCCGGCGCCCGACTGGTCCTGGCCGAGGAGCGGTTCGCTGGGCGCCTCCCGGAAGGTCCGTGGACGGTGTGGCACACCGCGCGGGCGACCGAGGAAGCAGCCGGCCTGCCCGACGGGGACCTGGGCCGCACCAGCTTCCCGGACAACCTGATGTACGTCATCTACACCTCGGGCTCCACGGGGCTGCCCAAGGGCGTTCTGGTGCCGCACTTCGGCGTCGTCAACTACCTGGGCTGGTGCAAGGAGGGCTACGCCGCGCGCGGTTCCGGCGGAGCACCGGTCTTCTCCTCCATCGCCTTCGACATGATCGTCCCCAATCTGTACACGCCGCTGCTGACCGGTCAGCGGCTGTGCATGCTGGACGACTCGCTGGACTCGGTGGCGCTGGCCGACCGGCTGGACGAGCTGGCCCCGTTCACCTTCATCAAGATGACGCCCGGCCACCTCGACCTGCTGGACCAGCTGCTCCCGCCCGAGCGGGCCCGGCGGCTGGCCACCACGCTCGCGGTGGGCGCGGACGCCTTCCCCACCCGGATCCTCGACTCCTGGCGGCGCAAGGACCGCGAGAGCGTGGTCCTCAACGAGTACGGTCCCACCGAGGCGTCGGTGGGCAACACGGTCCACGTCGTCGACGGACCGGTCACCGCGGAGCAGGTGCCCATCGGCCGGGCCATCCCCAACACGACCATGTACGTGCTGGACCACGCCCTGAACCCGGTGCCGCTGGGCGTCACCGGTGAGCTCTACATCGGCGGCGACTGCGTGGTCCGCGGCTATGCGAACCGGCCCCGGCTGACCGCCGACCGTTTCGTGCCGGACCCGTTCGGCGCGGCTCCGGGCGCCCGCATGTACCGCACCGGGGACCTGGGCCGCTGGCGGCCCGGCGGCGCCCTGGAGTTCCTGGGACGCGACGACGACCAGCTGAAGGTGAACGGCTACCGCGTCGAACTCGGAGAGATCGAGGCCGCTCTCGTCGCACACCCGGCGGTCAAGCAGTCCGTCGCGACGGTGATCGGCCAAGACCAGAAGGTCCGGCGCCTCGTCGGCTACTACATGTCCGACGAGGACCTTCCCGAGCAGGATGTGCTCGCCCACCTCGCCGAGCGGCTGCCGGCGTACATGGTGCCGGGCATCGTGACGCGCATCGCCACGTTGCCGCTCAACGCCAACGGCAAGGTCGACCGCAAGGCCCTGCCCGTCCCGCGCGCCCTCGCCGGGGACGCGTACGACGACCGTGCGATGCCGCGCGGTGAACGGGAACGCACGATCGCCGCGGCCTGGCAGGACCTGCTCTTCCTCGACCGGATCTGGCGCACCGACGACTTCGTGACGTTGGGCGGCAACTCGCTGCTGGCCCTGCAGGTGGTCTTCCGGCTGCGCCGGCAGGGCATCGAGGTGAGTCTCGCCGACGTCATGCGCCCGGTGACGCTCGCCGACCTGGCGGCGGGCGCCGTCCTGGCGCACCCCGCCACGCACGACAGCCGCAACGGTCCCGACGGACCGAACGGCTTGGTCAGTTCCGACGGCTTTGAGAGTGAGGGAAAGCGATGA
- a CDS encoding Zn-dependent hydrolase, giving the protein MTRNLVASPPAPDVPALSIDAARLLRRIEKFASIGRNAAGGIDREGFSDADREARAELIREAEAAGLTAGVDAAGNILIRRPEGAACTERPTLLIGSHLDTVVNGGRLDGTYGVLAALEVLQTVLESGVEPAHEPVAVAFANEEGARFPQPFWGSKVLVGRLAELPEEPLAHDGTPLRDALARVGGDLDALGTAVWPKGSVAAYLELHVEQGPVLESSGDPIGVVTGITGRTVLTVVVRGEAGHAGTTPMEMRRDPLAAAARILLAVEGLAKEQQLCRVATVGRLDIRPNSPNTIAKEVQLTVDLRDGNPVRLELAEQAVRNLVATVAQERRLEIDVEVGTRTEPAQADRTLRDAIADSAAELGHRYQLLPSGAGHDAQIVAEIAPMGMIFVPSIGGVSHVPEEDTKSGDLVAGADVLLRTVLRL; this is encoded by the coding sequence ATGACCAGGAACCTGGTTGCCTCGCCGCCCGCCCCCGACGTGCCGGCCCTCTCGATCGACGCGGCCCGGCTGCTGCGCCGGATCGAGAAGTTCGCGAGCATCGGCCGCAACGCCGCCGGAGGCATCGACCGCGAGGGATTCAGCGACGCGGACCGCGAGGCGCGGGCCGAACTGATCCGCGAGGCCGAGGCCGCCGGCCTCACCGCCGGCGTGGACGCCGCCGGGAACATCCTGATACGCAGGCCCGAGGGGGCCGCGTGTACCGAGCGGCCGACACTGCTCATCGGTTCGCACCTCGACACCGTGGTCAACGGCGGCCGCCTGGACGGTACATACGGCGTGCTGGCCGCGCTGGAAGTACTGCAGACCGTGCTCGAGTCGGGCGTCGAACCGGCCCACGAGCCGGTGGCCGTCGCCTTCGCCAACGAGGAGGGCGCCCGCTTCCCGCAGCCCTTCTGGGGCTCGAAGGTGCTGGTCGGCCGACTGGCCGAGCTGCCCGAGGAGCCGCTGGCCCACGACGGCACGCCCCTGCGGGACGCGCTCGCCCGGGTCGGCGGCGACCTCGACGCGCTCGGAACCGCCGTCTGGCCGAAGGGATCCGTCGCCGCGTACCTCGAACTCCACGTGGAGCAGGGGCCGGTGTTGGAGAGCAGCGGCGACCCCATCGGCGTGGTGACCGGCATCACCGGGCGCACCGTGCTGACGGTCGTGGTGCGCGGCGAGGCGGGACACGCCGGCACCACCCCCATGGAGATGCGGCGCGACCCGCTGGCCGCCGCGGCCCGCATCCTGCTGGCGGTCGAGGGGCTGGCCAAGGAGCAGCAGCTGTGCCGCGTGGCGACGGTCGGGCGGCTCGACATCCGCCCGAACTCGCCCAACACCATCGCCAAGGAGGTGCAGCTGACGGTCGATCTGCGGGACGGCAACCCGGTCCGGCTGGAACTGGCGGAGCAAGCCGTGCGCAATCTGGTGGCCACGGTCGCCCAGGAGCGCCGCCTCGAGATCGACGTGGAGGTCGGCACCAGGACCGAACCGGCGCAGGCCGACCGCACCCTGCGGGACGCGATCGCCGACAGCGCCGCCGAACTCGGCCACCGCTACCAGCTGCTGCCCAGCGGCGCCGGCCACGACGCGCAGATCGTGGCGGAGATCGCCCCGATGGGCATGATCTTCGTCCCGAGTATCGGCGGGGTGAGCCATGTGCCCGAGGAGGACACGAAAAGCGGCGACCTCGTCGCCGGCGCGGACGTGCTGCTGCGCACCGTGCTGCGCCTGTGA
- a CDS encoding TIGR00730 family Rossman fold protein, which produces MIPTPSARKSIGVFCGSRPGRHPEYIEAATELGRQLAARDAGLVYGAGGVGSMGRVSSAALAGGATVTGVIPHALHERERLDSACGEIFVVGGMHERKALMYRLSDAFVVLPGGYGTLDELMEVATWNQLGYHDKPIALVNVRGFFDPLVALFDRMLEEGFFSARDHALIRVVPDARSALDAVGVPTPVAVPAGV; this is translated from the coding sequence GTGATCCCTACACCTTCTGCACGCAAGAGCATCGGCGTGTTCTGCGGCTCGCGCCCCGGCCGCCACCCGGAATACATCGAGGCGGCCACCGAGCTGGGCCGCCAACTGGCCGCCCGGGACGCCGGGTTGGTCTACGGCGCCGGCGGTGTCGGCAGCATGGGACGCGTGTCGTCCGCGGCCCTGGCGGGCGGTGCGACGGTGACCGGCGTGATCCCGCACGCGCTGCACGAGCGGGAGCGGCTCGACAGCGCCTGCGGCGAGATCTTCGTGGTGGGCGGCATGCACGAGCGCAAAGCCCTGATGTACCGGCTTTCGGACGCCTTCGTCGTCCTGCCCGGCGGATACGGCACGCTCGACGAGCTGATGGAGGTGGCCACCTGGAACCAGCTCGGCTACCACGACAAGCCCATCGCCCTCGTCAACGTCCGGGGCTTCTTCGACCCGTTGGTCGCCCTGTTCGACCGGATGCTCGAGGAGGGCTTCTTCTCGGCCCGCGACCACGCCCTGATCCGGGTGGTCCCGGACGCGCGCAGCGCGCTGGACGCGGTCGGTGTGCCGACACCGGTGGCGGTGCCGGCCGGCGTTTGA
- a CDS encoding HAD family hydrolase, producing MTVGYVIFDWAGTLTPWHTVDLPGIWQETAASLDGVGAREAPEVGERLLRAEMELMARCRERQCSARLDEVFERVGVTPTPRALSAYRQAWEAHTLIDPQAPETLEGLRERGLGIGVLSNTLWPAGWHDEIFERDGVLGHVDATVYSSEVAWTKPHPDIFAAMTVKLGAVSAGACAFVGDRAFEDVYGAQQAGMRTILVPHSSIPEQELGARDAVPDAVVGTLKDVLTVVDKWNRPER from the coding sequence ATGACCGTCGGGTACGTGATCTTCGACTGGGCGGGCACCCTCACCCCGTGGCACACGGTGGACCTGCCGGGCATCTGGCAGGAGACCGCCGCCTCGCTGGACGGGGTCGGCGCGCGGGAGGCGCCCGAGGTGGGCGAGAGGCTGCTGCGGGCCGAGATGGAGCTGATGGCGCGCTGCCGCGAGAGGCAGTGCTCGGCCCGGCTCGACGAGGTCTTCGAACGCGTCGGGGTGACGCCCACACCACGAGCCCTGTCGGCCTACCGGCAGGCCTGGGAGGCGCACACCCTGATCGACCCGCAGGCCCCGGAGACGCTGGAGGGGCTGCGCGAGCGGGGCCTGGGCATCGGCGTGCTCTCCAACACCCTGTGGCCGGCCGGCTGGCACGACGAGATCTTCGAGCGGGACGGGGTGCTCGGCCACGTCGACGCCACCGTCTACTCCAGCGAGGTGGCGTGGACCAAGCCGCACCCGGACATCTTCGCGGCGATGACGGTGAAGCTGGGCGCGGTGTCGGCGGGGGCCTGCGCATTCGTCGGGGACCGGGCCTTCGAGGACGTGTACGGGGCTCAGCAGGCCGGAATGCGGACCATCCTGGTGCCGCACAGCAGTATTCCGGAACAGGAATTGGGCGCGCGGGACGCGGTCCCGGACGCGGTGGTCGGAACGCTGAAGGACGTATTGACCGTGGTGGACAAATGGAACCGGCCTGAGCGATGA